Part of the Sphingorhabdus pulchriflava genome is shown below.
CTGGCGCTGCAGGCATGTGGGCGCTAGGATAGGGAATGACCCAGAAACGCATCCTCCTGATCGTCGGCGGCGGTATCGCTGCCTATAAGGCGTGCGAGCTGGTGCGGACGATCCGCAAGGCAGGGCATGCCGTGCGCTGCGTCCTGACCAAGGGCGGTTCGCAGTTCGTTACACCGCTGACATTAGGGGCGTTATCCGAGGACAAGGTGTATACCGACCTGTTCGACCTGAAGGATGAGGCCGAAATGGGGCACATTCAGCTTTCGCGTCAGGCAGACTTGGTCGTCGTCTGCCCCGCAACTGCCGACCTGCTCGCCAAAATGCATGCAGGCATTGCTGACGATCTGGCTACCACCCTGCTGCTGGCCACCGACAAGCCGGTGCTGGCTGTTCCGGCGATGAATGTCCGCATGTGGCAACATCCAGCGACACGCCGCAATGTGGCGGGCTTGCGCGCTGATGGCGTGCATGTGATGGATCCGGATGCGGGCGAAATGGCGTGCGGTGAATTCGGCCCGGGCCGCTTGCCCGAAATCGAGCGCATCTTTGCAGAGATCAGTCACCATTTGGCGACAGCGACGCCCGTGATGGCCGCTCAACCCGATTTTGCCGATCCAGCGCACCGCCCGCTTTTCGGCAAACGCGTGCTGGTGACGGCAGGACCCACGCATGAGCCGATCGATCCGGTGCGCTATATCGCCAACCGCTCCTCGGGACGGCAGGGCTTTGCTATAGCGCAGGCCGCGGCGGAATTGGGTGCGGACGTCACGTTGATTGCTGGCCCTGTGCATCTGACGACGCCTCCCGGCGTCATCCGTATCGATGTGGAAAGTGCGCGCGAAATGCTGGCGGAGGTCGAAAAAGCCCTGCCCGCCGACGTCGCGATCATGGTGGCAGCCGTTGCCGACTGGCGCGCTGCGGACGAAGCCGAGCAGAAGATCAAGAAGGATGGCAAGGCCGTTCCACCGCTCGAACTCGCCGAAAATCCGGATATTCTAGCCATGCTCGGCAAGCATAAGCAGCGCCCTGCCCTTTTGATCGGCTTTGCCGCCGAAACCGAGAAGGTGGTCGAGCATGCCCAAGCCAAGCTTGCCAAAAAAGGCTGCGACTGGATTGTTGCCAACGACGTCTCGGGCGATGTCATGGGTGGCGCAAACAATGCGGTGCATATAGTCACCAAGGATGGCGTCGAAAGCTTGGCCGACGCACCCAAGGACGTAATTGCCCGCAAATTGATGGAGAAGGTCGCCAATGCCGTCGGACAAGATTGAAATCAGGGTCAAGCGGCTGAACAACGGCGCGGGATTACCACTGCCCGTCTATGCCAGCGCGGGGGCTGCAGGCATGGATATCTGCGCAGCCGAGGCAATCACCCTGAAACCCGGCAAACGCGCGGCAGTGCCGACGGGTTTCGCCTTTGCCATCCCGCATGGCTATGAAATCCAGGTCCGCCCGCGCTCGGGCCTTGCGCTCAAGCATGGCATCACCTGCCTCAACACACCGGGCACGATCGACTGCGACTATCGCGGCGAAGTGAAAGTCATTCTCGCTAATTTGGGCGAAGAGGAAGTCAGCTTCGAACGCGGTGACAGGATCGCCCAATTGGTGGTCGCCGCAGCACCGCAAGCCAAAATAAGCGAGGTCGACGCGTTGGATGATACCGCGCGTGGTGCGGGCGGGTTCGGCTCAACCGGGGTATGACGCTCAGCGACGCGCAACTTGATCGCTACGCCCGCCATATCGTCCTGCGCGATATCGGTGGCCCGGGCCAGAGTAAATTGCTCGAAAGCCATGTGCTGCTGATCGGGGCGGGTGGCATCGGTTGTCCGGCCATCCAGTATCTGGCGGCC
Proteins encoded:
- the coaBC gene encoding bifunctional phosphopantothenoylcysteine decarboxylase/phosphopantothenate--cysteine ligase CoaBC: MTQKRILLIVGGGIAAYKACELVRTIRKAGHAVRCVLTKGGSQFVTPLTLGALSEDKVYTDLFDLKDEAEMGHIQLSRQADLVVVCPATADLLAKMHAGIADDLATTLLLATDKPVLAVPAMNVRMWQHPATRRNVAGLRADGVHVMDPDAGEMACGEFGPGRLPEIERIFAEISHHLATATPVMAAQPDFADPAHRPLFGKRVLVTAGPTHEPIDPVRYIANRSSGRQGFAIAQAAAELGADVTLIAGPVHLTTPPGVIRIDVESAREMLAEVEKALPADVAIMVAAVADWRAADEAEQKIKKDGKAVPPLELAENPDILAMLGKHKQRPALLIGFAAETEKVVEHAQAKLAKKGCDWIVANDVSGDVMGGANNAVHIVTKDGVESLADAPKDVIARKLMEKVANAVGQD
- the dut gene encoding dUTP diphosphatase, with the translated sequence MPSDKIEIRVKRLNNGAGLPLPVYASAGAAGMDICAAEAITLKPGKRAAVPTGFAFAIPHGYEIQVRPRSGLALKHGITCLNTPGTIDCDYRGEVKVILANLGEEEVSFERGDRIAQLVVAAAPQAKISEVDALDDTARGAGGFGSTGV